A window of Vigna unguiculata cultivar IT97K-499-35 chromosome 4, ASM411807v1, whole genome shotgun sequence contains these coding sequences:
- the LOC114180806 gene encoding receptor-like protein EIX2, whose product MTSFEGTSIFTSKLQNLYLRNCSLRDDNFVISAITVANSSSSLASLDLSSNLLKSPSIFDCLFNSTTNLRTLQLYDNMLEGPIPDGFGKVMNSLEVLYLSHNKLQGEIPSFFGNICTLRTLYLSNNKLSGEISSLFQNSSWCNRHVFQYLDLSLNNFTGTLPKSIGLLSELLMLSLDGNHLEGDVTESHLSNFSKLEELSLSNNSLSLKLVPDWVPPFQLFYLGLRSCKLGPTFPSWLQTQRSLTYLNISDTRLNGSVPEWFWNNLQNMEILDMSHNNLTGPIFNLQPRLLFGPLIFLNSNQFEGIVPSFLLQASFLLLNENKFSYLPSFCEQRRATFVMILDLSNNAIEGQLPDCWNSVHNLRILDLSRNELSGKIPESMGSLVHLNALVLRNNNLMGEFPSTLKNFSYLVVLDVRGNILSGSIPSWIGESMNKLVILNMQQNNFSGSIPNDLCNLKHLQLLDLSWNMLSKGIPTCLKDLTAMSEQGFSGNTMLHYAVSVKGYMFLDMDVYTLNIIWRWKGVEHEFKIRRPSLKSIDLSSNSLTGEIPKEIGYLVGLISLNLSRNNLSGKIPSEMGNLSFLESLDLSRNHISGEIPFSLSEIDFLGILNLSHNSLSGRIPSGRHFETFDVSSFEGNVGLCGEQLNKTCPGDGNQTTIKPHEHGTFNDNEDSVFYEAFYMSMGIGYFIGFWGLLGPILLWRSWRNYYIIFVNKLINYIYAWFW is encoded by the coding sequence ATGACATCATTTGAAGGTACTTCCATCTTCACTTCAAAACTTCAAAATCTTTATTTGAGAAATTGTAGTCTTAGAGATGATAATTTTGTCATATCAGCTATTACAGTTGCGAACTCTTCATCTTCCCTTGCCTCGCTTGATCTCTCCTCAAATCTGTTGAAATCACCATCCATATTTGACTGCCTCTTCAACTCCACTACCAATCTTCGTACACTTCAACTTTATGATAACATGTTGGAAGGTCCCATTCCAGATGGATTTGGGAAAGTAATGAACTCTCTTGAAGTTCTTTACCTCTCTCATAACAAACTGCAAGGTGAGATTCCATCTTTCTTTGGGAACATCTGCACATTGCGGACATTATACCTCTCAAATAACAAGTTGAGTGGGGAAATTTCAAGCTTATTTCAGAATTCTTCATGGTGCAACAGACACGTGTTTCAGTATTTGGATTTATCCCTTAACAATTTTACAGGAACATTACCTAAAAGCATTGGATTACTATCTGAGTTGCTGATGTTGTCCTTGGATGGAAATCATTTGGAGGGTGATGTCACTGAATCCCATCTTTCCAACTTTTCCAAATTAGAGGAATTATCCTTATCAAATAACTCTCTGTCTCTAAAATTAGTCCCTGATTGGGTTCCTCCTTTCCAATTATTTTACTTGGGACTAAGATCTTGCAAGTTGGGCCCCACTTTTCCCAGTTGGCTGCAGACTCAACGCTCCTTAACTTACCTGAATATTTCTGATACCAGGCTTAACGGTTCAGTACCAGAATGGTTTTGGAACAACCTACAAAATATGGAAATTTTGGATATGTCACACAACAATCTAACAGGTCCAATTTTCAATTTGCAACCAAGGCTTCTTTTCGGTCCCCTTATATTTCTGAATTCAAATCAATTTGAGGGTATAGTTCCCTCATTTTTGCTACAAGCTTCATTCCTTCTGctcaatgaaaataaattttcctATTTGCCTTCATTTTGTGAGCAACGCAGAGCTACATTCGTGATGATTCTAGATTTATCAAACAATGCAATAGAGGGGCAACTTCCAGATTGTTGGAATTCTGTACACAATTTACGGATTCTAGATTTAAGCCGCAATGAACTATCAGGGAAGATTCCCGAGTCCATGGGCTCCCTTGTGCACTTGAATGCATTGGTTTTACGAAACAACAATTTGATGGGTGAATTTCCTTCTACGTTGAAGAATTTCAGCTATTTAGTTGTGCTGGATGTGAGAGGAAATATATTATCCGGCTCAATACCATCATGGATTGGAGAAAGTATGAACAAACTAGTCATCTTGAATATGCAACAGAATAACTTCTCCGGAAGCATTCCTAATGATCTTTGTAATTTGAAGCACTTGCAGTTGTTGGATCTTTCGTGGAATATGTTATCAAAAGGAATTCCAACATGCTTAAAGGATTTGACTGCCATGTCTGAACAAGGATTCAGTGGAAATACTATGTTACATTATGCAGTTAGTGTCAAAGGATACATGTTCTTAGATATGGATGTTTATACGTTAAACATAATATGGAGGTGGAAAGGTGTGGAACATGAGTTCAAAATTCGACGACCGTCTCTCAAAAGCATTGATCTTTCTAGTAATAGTTTAACAGGTGAAATACCAAAAGAGATTGGATATTTGGTTGGACtaatttctttgaatttatCCAGAAATAATCTGAGTGGAAAAATTCCTTCAGAGATGGGAAATTTAAGTTTCCTAGAGTCCCTTGACTTATCAAGAAATCATATCAGTGGTGAAATTCCTTTCTCACTTTCTGAAATCGATTTTCTTGGCATATTAAATTTGTCACACAACTCTCTCTCTGGAAGAATCCCATCAGGAAGACACTTTGAAACCTTTGATGTCTCAAGTTTTGAAGGGAATGTTGGCCTTTGTGGTGAACAACTTAACAAAACTTGTCCTGGAGATGGAAATCAGACAACAATAAAGCCTCATGAACATGGAACATTCAATGATAACGAAGATAGTGTTTTCTATGAGGCATTTTACATGAGCATGGGGATAGGATACTTCATTGGATTTTGGGGCTTATTGGGGCCAATACTACTTTGGCGTTCTTGGAGAAATTATTACATCATATTTGTGAACAAACTGATAAACTATATATATGCGTGGTTCTGGTGA